The segment AGGGAGTACTTTGCTGGTATAGCGACAAGTGCACAGCTAGGGAGCGGGGCAGCCATGAAGGGAAGCGGCAAGGAGGGGGAGGCTGCCATGAAGGGAAGCGAcaaggagggagaagcaaccATGAAGGGAAGCGGAAAGGAAGGAGAATCAACCATGAAGGGAAGCggaaaggagagaaaaaagggcacGATATTAAAAAGCATAGACGGCCGTGATGGTGGTGACCAGGCGGGAGAGACGTGGCCACAAGGAACGACCGCAGAAATGGAGTGCCTAGACAAAGAACTGAGTTGCTTCTACCTGTTCCTGTATTTCCAATCATGCTTCGAAAACATCAATTTTTActtaatagaaaaatttatcgaaaattattacattaaCCAAGGCAAGGAGAACATCTACAAGGAGCTATttctgtttttgtttttaatttacaaagATAAGATGCACAGCGTTGTGGATGGCATTTTGGTCAACacgataaattatttaagtaAGGCAAATGATACagaagtgagaaaaaaaaaagctattaAATGAGGAGGTGGAGGTGGTGGACCAAAAAGTGCATCTTACAGATTACCTGTTCTACTTCGAATTGCTTATAAGTATTATCACCTTCAAAAATCTGCagtatgaaaataattacgaATACTATATACACATGCTGAAGTTACTTTACGAAAATGACCAGTTGCAGGAATTATTCACATCGTCGctgtttttcgtttttattagTGCCGAAGATGGCAATGTCAGAAATATGTTGCTAgccaatttttcaaaataccATTCGAGAAAGCATCAACATttatcgaaattttttattcacctgAAGAATGTGTTTCGTTTCATATACGATATGGATAGTGACCACTTAGTTTACAACCACGCTACATTTAACGGTGCACCTATTGCCCCTTTTATGCAACACACAGAGAGTGGGGAAAAGAGACAAGGGGATTACAGCACTGGCGTGAAAATGAAACAGGAGTACCTCCCCTTTGTGGCAGATAATATACACATAGAcaaatatacatgtgcattttttaaagaaggTTATTACATCATTAGCAGGAGCAACACGGACTACTTCTGCCAAGCGACAAATTTGTATCTGTACATTTATGACCACATATTCAACAAGCTAATAAACATCatttacgaaaatgaaatgaatttaaatgACGAATTTTTTCAGATCTGCGAACGTATCCTCAgaccctttttatttatttatgttgaATTATTTGACaactttttggaaaaatttaaagaaagaaTATTCAACGAACGGTTGATGCTGTCCTTtgcttttattaaaaagtatCTCTTTAAAAGTCTCTATGAGAAGGCCTTCCAGCAGAAGGATCTCTTCTACGTcatttatcaattttattttttgctctaCGCTCTCAAGTACAactttcgaaattttttaactgctcTCGTTATGACCAAGCGGAAGGTAACGCACCAACTGGACTTATTCCTAAAACTCAAACTTCAGAATAGCACAAATCTGCTCAGCAAACCAGTACATCGCGATGGAGTTGGAAACGCTTTGCAAGACGCGCCGCAAGGGGATGGAGAACacaacagcagcagcgaTGGGGACGGCGCGCACGACTCCACCCGCGGGCAGGggccaaaaaggaaggaccATGAAGGGGGTGACACAAAGGAGAAGTGTaataggcaaaaaataagacaCCCATCAGGAGACCACCCCGAGAGTGAACAGTCGGGAAACGACTTGCCAGAAAACCCAAATGACAGTTCGCTCCAAATCGTGGCGAACAGTTTGGAAAACCCGCACAGCAATgaggagagggaaaaaaacaacataataaattttttccagaaAAATTACTGGACATTGAAATATTTTGAGGCAAACACGGAAAAGAAGCTAGATGAGTTTTGCTCCCCTGATTTTAACGTACCTCTAGTCATGAAGGAGACGCCCAAGTTGAAGAAGCACAGCGTTGGCAGCAACCACACCGTTGGTAGCAACCACAGCGATAAGAGAGGAAAGAGTACTGGGGATGGGGGAAGCGCAGATGGGCGAGAAGGGGCAGGCACCAAGGGGTACGACTCCACAAGGGAGCAAGACCAAAAAGGGAGATTCGTGAAAAAGCTACActctttttttgccaaaaaaaaagaagtagatAAACTCATCAATGAGCTTTTTCTGAACAATAAGGACAACGTGTAcagcaaaattttaaaaaccaaTTTGGCCATAATAAAACAGCTAGCTAACATCCGCATGGATGTACTGTATCCCATTTTTAACGCCAGTCTGGTGTTCCTATTTGAcgacttttattttttcatcatacagAATATAAAGTTAGTaattgaagaaggaaaaaaagttttccaatcataaaatttttctgaatatgtccttcattttgctgcacACTTTCGCGAAGGATGTGAAGGTGGAAAAGTACCTcgtgtccattttttacattttaagatTGTCACTAAATAAgttgaagaaaattaaaatagtGGACCAACAAAAAATCCAAGGAAGTAATACCAACGAagtttataataaaaatacgaagaaatttgaaaggcatataaaatattataaccTTAGGAAGGATAAGGATGTCGTAAAGGCGAACACATCAGgggtggaggaagaaaatgagaaCGCGGCGGATTTGCAATTCTCCGCTGATGAAAGATCCACTGCTACCCTCCGCAAGATTgaagaaaaggtaaaattGTATcagaacattttttatatttttttaaaattgataCAAAACATTTTGAAGGAGAATAACTTGTACTACAATTTCAAATCCATCatttatgatattttattttgcgaGTTTTCCAACAAAGGAATCATATTCTCGTGCATGAAGTGCATTCTGGACAGGGCCAAGTTGGAGGAGGTTTACGCCTACAGCTTGGCGGTGCTCAGCGGGGGGGAGCTCGAATGGGGGGACCCAGATAACGCGGCGGACAACGTGGGGGACAACGTGACTGACGACGTGTCGAATAACGCGTCGAATAACGCGTCGAATAACGCTTCGAATAACGCGTCGAATAACGCGCCGAATAACGCTTCTAATAACGCTTCTAATAACGCGGCAGCTTGCCCAAACCGCAGCCACCTGTCGCGCATCCTGTCCAAGGGGAACTCCTTCAAAGTGAACTTCTTCGAACCCAGGCACGCGAGCAGCCGAAAGGTGTCCTCGCTCTACATCAATGTGATAATactgtattttatatttacccAGAAGAACAAGAACAACGAAAAGAGCAAACTATACGACAGCTGCCTAAAAATGAGTGTGGAGGACTACTACAGCGTTGCCAACAAGCTACTGTGCCTTTTGTACTCGAGGGAGATGCAAAATGCCTACTACGAGAGGTACTTGAAATATCTCTGcctgaaaattttaaaaaaaatttattgccTCTTTTCGATAAAAGAGGCAGACATGTACCTAACACACATGAAACGGAACAGCACAGAggatacaatttttgaagataaaaaattgaaaaatgttAGCCGTTTTAAGAATTGGTTTATTTAagtttttatcaaattaCGAAATTAAGAAttattttgacaaaaaaagtggacatAAAACAACCTCAGACGagtacaaatttttctttttaaaaaatctaaCCTGTAACGATCATGTATTGAAGAATGATAACCTGTGCTTCCTGATCAGCTGcttacttttccttttcaaccTAAGGTACGACATGACAATTTtctacaaaattgtgtacatCATtttagtagaaaaaaatgaaaataaaaattatattttaaaaaaagtaatctCATCTGTGAAGAAATTCATCAAACTGGCAGATACATACAATTGTTTGCatagggaaaataaaaaaagaaaaataagacTACCAGCTGATATAACAAACCATTCTGTCCTATTGTATACAGTCCGAACGAGCATTATTCTGTTGCTTCTAATGGATAGTAACAGTATTAACAAACCAGCACTTGTccaagaaaattatattaccTACCCAAACTTTCGaagttattatataaaaaaaaaaaacattaaaaacTACTACACACAGTTAAATTTGTTGCTCTTTAGAATTTTCTacagtgaaaaaatattgccatacttaaatattttttagtacATTATACTTTATATCTTTTAGAAAGTTGAaccaaaataatttttactttttcgagAGGATGTTTAACCTGAAGGATGACACGGAAGTTAGTCCGACAGGTGGagcaccaaaaaaaggagacccCGCATCTGTGGGGGAGAACCTACTCAACGTAAGCGCAGATAAATCCGTGCAGCTGCTGGATGAGAGTAGCATTCACCTAAGTGAAAAGTCCAAGGGATTATCGTCCAACCAGACAAACGGAGAAAATGAGCAAGTCAGTAAAAAAGACAAcaaggtgggaaaaaaacacatgagaggcgaaaaaaatagggacaGCAGGATAAAAACATCGAAGCGCAGTGTAGGGGTGAAAAGAAAACAcctgaaggaggagaaaaattcgGACGAACTTTCGGAGAAAGGCTCGGGGGAAGACTCAGGAGAAAGCTCGTGGGAAAACTCGGAGGAAGACCCACAAGGGAGAAGCACCGCTTCCgaagaaatgaataaaaattatcgGGCAATTTTGCGAAGCCGTAATGGAAAAACGACCATGTTGGGGAATAAGCAGgacgaaaaaacaaaccaTGTGGATAACAAGTCGGATAAaaagtacataaaaattgaagacAGCTCGAGTAGCAACTCAACGTCCGACTCAGATGTGTCGTACAAaataggaacaaaaaagaagaacactCGAAAAAATCTCGACACGAATAATAGTGCTCCCAGtgggaaaagaaggaaggtACCATCCAACAGCTCGGAAAATGCAACAAgtgaggggaagaaacagACAGAAAAAGGGATTTCCCCGCAGGAGAAGATGCAAAAACAGTCATTTAGCAAGCGGGAAGAGGTTAAAGCGGACATGTTGGACGGGACAGGTGCATTGAACGTGGTGGAAAGACACGGCGAGGGAGACACAGGCGGAAGTCCAGGAGTGGGTGCACCAACAGGTGCTGcaacgggggggggaagcgactCCACAGAAAACTTTCTATTCAATGGATCGCTGtccttaaaaattttaaaccaTTTCATATTTATCTGCAAAGGTTTTCATGAGGACTtggagataaaaatatacaacgGTGTAATAGCATGTTtgaaggaaaacgaaaacgacaaggaaaaattgaaaaatattttaagtcTTCAATTCAGTGAAGACGAAAAAAGCTCCACAAAGTATAAGAAGAAATTACAACTGCTCAGAATTATTCAaaccaaaattattttcctcagTTATATAAaagataatttaaaaaagaggaaatcGCTCATATCACGAATGAGTGAATTAAActtgaatatttttaaaaacaaaccCATGTTTAACATTGTGTTAGATTTCGTCTGAGCGGGAGGCAAAAATGTAGTGAACCGCTTTTCATATTGATAtctacgtttttttttttttttNNNNNNNNNNNNNNNNNNNNNNNNNNNNNNNNNNNNNNNNNNNNNNNNNNNNNNNNNNNNNNNNNNNNNNNNNNNNNNNNNNNNNNNNNNNNNNNNNNNNNNNNNNNNNNNNNNNNNNNNNNNNNNNNNNNNNNNNNNNNNNNNNNNNNNNNNNNNNNNNNNNNNNNNNNNNNNNNNNNNNNNNNNNNNNNNNNNNNNNNNNNNNNNNNNNNNNNNNNNNNNNNNNNNNNNNNNNNNNNNNNNNNNNNNNNNNNNNNNNNNNNNNNNNNNNNNNNNNNNNNNNNNNNNNNNNNNNNNNNNNNNNNNNNNNNNNNNNNNNNNNNNNNNNNNNNNNNNNNNNNNNNNNNNNNNNNNNNNNNNNNNNNNNNNNNNNNNNNNNNNNNNNNNNNNNNNNNNNNNNNNNNNNNNNNNNNNNNNNNNNNNNNNNNNNNNNNNNNNNNNNNNNNNNNNNNNNNNNNNNNNNNNNNNNNNNNNNNNNNNNNNNNNNNNNNNNNNNNNNNNNNNNNNNNNNNNNNNNNNNNNNNNNNNNNNNNNNNNNNNtttttttttttttcttcccattgcCAAGCTTAACTGTAACTCTGTTCACTGCGGTTTAACCGAGTACTATCAAGCAAAGAATTTGCCAATAACACTCGCGCAGTAGGATCTGAACAGCGTCCCACacgtataatatatacatgtacaaatAATTATGCAAGCCTGCGTATGTGTTATtggtttccccttttttataaaatgaaatttgttttcctccttttgttgTATACCCTTTTAAAAAGTGCCATTTGCGAAATCAAAGAATTAAGTTATCACGAATTTCACCGAATGTTAACAACAGAAAAGAAGGatcccaaaaaaatatatgcttttGATAGTAAgccaaattttaaaaacgtaaattattttcaggATTTCTTACATTTGAAGACCGATGTCGATTTCGTTTTATATGTCTATGCCAAATGGGACACGGACTCCAAGTACTGTTTGAGATGCGGCTCATGGGGGAAGCACACGCGCGAGTGCGCGAGTAATAAAGTGCACACCGGTCCATCGGTCCATCGGCACATCGGCATGCACGCGTGTGTTTACCTTTGTAGCCCTCGTCACTTCCCCCGCTTTATCCTTTTacttctttccccccctccttgTGCAGCAACCTGATCACCGTTTTCCGCGAAGTTGCAAGA is part of the Plasmodium cynomolgi strain B DNA, chromosome 8, whole genome shotgun sequence genome and harbors:
- a CDS encoding hypothetical protein (putative), translating into MEIYVHLQKNIYNEENVTILNAFCKEKLDDHLVNEEIVEFLQKAFFLYEYFIKEKKNIKISKKEFIENVCDCCRRIFLKNIIKHEKEILDFLLKNLINFINQRSFFGIYQSLYNISQYQNKNFRRASEYADGKFQLLLNVVRREVIGRSLLVNDNRFNLDALFLPDENDEKEMREYFAGIATSAQLGSGAAMKGSGKEGEAAMKGSDKEGEATMKGSGKEGESTMKGSGKERKKGTILKSIDGRDGGDQAGETWPQGTTAEMECLDKELSCFYLFLYFQSCFENINFYLIEKFIENYYINQGKENIYKELFLFLFLIYKDKMHSVVDGILVNTINYLNYLFYFELLISIITFKNLQYENNYEYYIHMLKLLYENDQLQELFTSSLFFVFISAEDGNVRNMLLANFSKYHSRKHQHLSKFFIHLKNVFRFIYDMDSDHLVYNHATFNGAPIAPFMQHTESGEKRQGDYSTGVKMKQEYLPFVADNIHIDKYTCAFFKEGYYIISRSNTDYFCQATNLYLYIYDHIFNKLINIIYENEMNLNDEFFQICERILRPFLFIYVELFDNFLEKFKERIFNERLMLSFAFIKKYLFKSLYEKAFQQKDLFYVIYQFYFLLYALKYNFRNFLTALVMTKRKVTHQLDLFLKLKLQNSTNLLSKPVHRDGVGNALQDAPQGDGEHNSSSDGDGAHDSTRGQGPKRKDHEGGDTKEKCNRQKIRHPSGDHPESEQSGNDLPENPNDSSLQIVANSLENPHSNEEREKNNIINFFQKNYWTLKYFEANTEKKLDEFCSPDFNVPLVMKETPKLKKHSVGSNHTVGSNHSDKRGKSTGDGGSADGREGAGTKGYDSTREQDQKGRFVKKLHSFFAKKKEVDKLINELFLNNKDNVYSKILKTNLAIIKQLANIRMDVLYPIFNASLVFLFDDFYFFIIQNIKLVIEEGKKVFQS
- a CDS encoding hypothetical protein (putative), with amino-acid sequence MKFVFLLLLYTLLKSAICEIKELSYHEFHRMLTTEKKDPKKIYAFDSKPNFKNVNYFQDFLHLKTDVDFVLYVYAKWDTDSKYCLRCGSWGKHTRDNLITVFREVARIIAENKIKIDFYTFNIDNAKELCNFMNIKTLPVILYVSSVHKKKYNSLLYKALSSSKDVKISNAFRYNGDMYCYDYIVEWIEAHHYFTRGVLLVKKLFQWKKK